In Lathyrus oleraceus cultivar Zhongwan6 chromosome 2, CAAS_Psat_ZW6_1.0, whole genome shotgun sequence, the DNA window CTATCTCATTGTATTTCCATGCTACGAAGGCTTTTTTTATTTCATATCCTTATTGTTGTTGACTTTGGTCTTCTTTTGAAGAGTAAGGCACTCACTTTTGACATGACCTCTTTTTCTACATTTAAaaatgttagaacaagatttggttatgcatttataccttgagttttgatgataacaatattgtatttgtgtgagaataattttggtaccataatggtttgttattgtatagctttaacaaccagttctgattctgaatatatgacgtgcaacgtcatcagtttctgagCAATGAGTTCTAAATCCGCTTTTACGCCAGCTATTAGAAtttctgaaagatgttcaatattgCACTCCATCATCAATCACTTCAACTTCATCAATCTCCCTGTCTACTTATTCTCTATCAACATTGTTGGTTGACTGAGTCTTGTCTTCTTCTCTATCAGGGTCTTATTATTCACATGATCATAGAGCTTGTAAGCATTTGATTCTTCACTAACTCCTAGCAGAACACACTTTGTACCCTTGACACCTAGCTTTTTTCTGAGCACGTCAGGAATGTGTACAAAATTTATACACCCAAACACCTTGAAGTGATGCACTTAGGGCTTTACACCACTTCATGCCTCTTCTGAAGTCATGTTCTTCATAGATAATGTTGGACTTCTATTGATTACATATGCTGCCCATTTAGCTGCTTCAAGCTAAAAGCTCTTAGGAATATTTCTACTTGTCATCATGCTTCTAATCACATTCATCAGAGTCATATTCTTTCTCTCTGATACTCTATTTTGCTATTGAGTATAGGCAGTTGTCAATTGCCTCTTGATGCCATGAAGACCGCAGAAGTCAGAAAAAGCATTTGATGTAAGCTTTCATCCTCTATCTTTCCTAAGACATTTGAAGTAGAGGCATGATTCTTTTTCTACTAAGGCtttgaattgtttgaaaacaTCAAAAGCACCATCTTTTTCAAGCAAAAAGTGAATACATTTCTTTCTACTAAAGTCATATATGAATGTAATGAAATACACGTTCCCACCATTTGATGTAGGCCTGATTGGTCCACACACATCTGAGTGGATTAACTCAAGCTTTTCTTTGGATCTCCATGTGGATTGCTTTGGTATGGCTTATCTATGTTGCTTTCCCATCAAGCAATTTGAACAAGTCTCCTCCAGGTCCTTTAAACTAGGTAATCCCTTCACCATCTCCTTCTTGATGAGTGTGTCAAGGTCTTTAAAGCTCAGATGGCTATATCCGCAATGCCACAACTGTGTGACATTATTTGAAGAAATCTTCATGCACATGGGAAGAAAAACATGTACAGACACAACAAACATTTTGTTGGATGATATCTTTGTGCTCATGATCAATCCTCTATCAACATAATGCACTTTGCAGCCTCCATCTTTGAACATTATTGTTAGTTCCTTTTGCATTAGTTGACCAACACTTAGAATATTATTCTTCAAGCCTGGCAAGTAATACACATCAGTGATTACTTGAGTGATTCCATTCATGTGAAGCTTCAAATTTCCTTTTCCCATTACTTGCATCTTGGAAGCATCATCTAACTTGACAGATTCACATAATCTTTCATCAAAATTGAACAATCATTCTTTTGTTCCAACCATATGATTATTGCATCATGAGTTAAGAAACCATACATGATTGTTGGTTTTTGTGTCTTCCTTCTGAGCCATCAGTAACAACTTTTCACTTTCTTTGAATTCAGCAAAGTTGACATCATTCTCTTCCCAACTTGAACATTCACTTTGATAGGGCCCTATCATATGGCACTTGTAACATTGAATCTGATCTCTCCTCTGTCTTCCTCTACCACGACCACGAAAGCCATCACGTCCCCTACCTCGATTGTTGATACCACCACGACTATAACTTACAACCTTTAACACATGTTCATCTTCCTTTTCTTGAGTGATCTTCATCCTTTGCTCATGCACCAAAAGACTACTTTGTAGCTTGTCAATGGACAAGGTTGTGACATCATTCGATTCTTATATAAAGCACACCACATAATTGAATTTGGTGGTCATAGACCTCAACACCTTCTCAACAATTGTGGTTTGCTTCATCTTCTCACTTTGAACAGTCATCTTGTTTGCAATATCCAAAGTTCTTGCAAAAAATTCATCAAATGTTTCGTTATCCTTCATGCAAAGAACTTCAAACTCTCGATGCAAAGTCTGCAATTGAGCTCTCTTCACTTTCGTGGACCCTTGATACTTCCTGCGCATGGAATCCCAAATATCTTTGGCTATGTCGCGATTCAGAATTGTTTCAAGAATTGTTTAGTCAATTGCTTGAAACAAATAATTATTGACCTTGAGATCTTTGAGCTTGCTTTCTTCTACAAGTTTTCTTTATTTTAACGTTGCATTTGGTGGTGCAACTGTAACACCCTTCCCTATCAATTCTCAGTACTCCTTAAATCTAACCCTTCCCTATCAATTCTCAGTACTCCTTAAATCTAAGAAGATTCTCCATAAGCATAGCCCAACCCAATGATCATCGAACCCATTAAGATGATTCACATGAGGAACTGGTACTGGTACGAGATGATAATGGAAATAACAACTTTCTCACATTACAATATCAAAATTATGTTTCTTGAATGAAAGAGACACAGTGGATCATAGAAAATGTGATAGAATGTGAGTGAAAGTTGTTATTAAATAATATAATTTCAAATTATATGTTTACATGAATGACCAATTACTTATATAAGCAAGGAATCACACTTTGCTTATATGAACATTGTTTTTACTTCATAGATGTCATTTGAGGTTGTTTTTTTTTACTGTTTTTACGAAACAATTTTTCAATACACTTCATATTCATCTCTGCAGTCAAATTAACCATGTAATTGTAAAATTGCAAATTCATAAAAACAGTACAATCCTTGAAATGCTTATCTACGATACAATAAAAACCTGCCAAATAAGGGCATATAACCTAAAATAACCCTTATGATTATAGTAACAACATTAACACAAATTAGAGAGATAAAATAACCCATATGATTATAGTAACAACATTGACACAAATTAGAGATAAAAGGTTGATTAATAGTGTAATCTAAAATCTAGGAAGATCCAAATACCCTTCCAATGGAATCAATAATCCTGCACTGAGATTCAATTATCATACGAATCCTCTTATTCTCCATCTCTAACCTAAACCTCTCTGTTTCCTTCATCATCTCCATCTTCATATTTTCCAATCCAACTATCCTCTCCGCAAAACTTTTTAACTCTGCCGTCAACTCCGTCGCCATCGCTTCTTCCTCTTCCTCCTCCTCCTCGTCATCGTCAATTTCATCACGCTGTCTAGCTACAGAGGGTTTCTGGTGAAGAATATTATGAATACTCCTTGACCTAACACTCTGATTTTTTCCTCTCTCACCATCGCTATAGTTGTTGTTCTCATATTCGTTGTGAGGAAGAGCTCGAACGGAGATAGGGAGAGGACCGCGTTCGAGATCGTCCATGAGACGGAAATACTGCCAGGATCGGGAAGAGGCAGCGGAGGAAGTGGCGGTGAGGCGGTGCTTCTCGGATCGGTGGCGTTGACGGAGTTTTTCCATCTTGTGACGACATTGGAGGGCGGTTTTAGAAGGGTGATTGTAATCGTAACCGCATCGGGCGGCGACGACAACGGCAACTTCTTCCCACTGACTGCCGCGGAGTGGGCCACGTTTGAGGGAGTACCATTTTTCTTGGTAGGCTCGGATGAGATTGAGGGTTTCTTGGTGGGTCCATGGGATGGGTTGTGGTTTCTTTGGAGGTGAGGAAACGGTGAGTTGTAGGGAGGAGGAGGTGGTGGTCATTTTGTGGAATTTGTTGTGTGGTGGTGAGTGGTGTTATAATGTGAGTTGGGGGAAGTGAAAGTGGGTTTTGGGTTTGGGTTTTGGGTTTGGTTGGGAATTGATCGCGGTGGTTGGATTGGTTGGTCTGTTGGGTGGACAGTGACTAGATAGCAACGCGTGTAGTGTAGTGGGTTGAGGTTCTGCTACTTTCTAATCCTAATCTCAACTTTTTCACGTAAATAATAATTCCTCGACTTATAAAAAATCACACAACAAACGGTAAAATTCTATACGAAAAGATTGGTAAAATTCTATACGAAAAGATTTTAACACTAACGAGTGTTTCAAGGCTAATTTCTAGCTCGAAATATTTGAGTTCCTTCTCGGAACTGAATTTCAACCTGATACAAgtgaaaaacaaaacaaaatcaaagGTTGAAAACATAAAAAAGCTAATTTTATTAACTTCAATAAAGTAGTAAATTGATTATAAAACAAAATTGTGTATACTAATATCCAACTAAAACTC includes these proteins:
- the LOC127120379 gene encoding trihelix transcription factor ENAP2; this translates as MTTTSSSLQLTVSSPPKKPQPIPWTHQETLNLIRAYQEKWYSLKRGPLRGSQWEEVAVVVAARCGYDYNHPSKTALQCRHKMEKLRQRHRSEKHRLTATSSAASSRSWQYFRLMDDLERGPLPISVRALPHNEYENNNYSDGERGKNQSVRSRSIHNILHQKPSVARQRDEIDDDEEEEEEEEAMATELTAELKSFAERIVGLENMKMEMMKETERFRLEMENKRIRMIIESQCRIIDSIGRVFGSS